The [Clostridium] scindens ATCC 35704 nucleotide sequence ACAGCTTCTGGCATAATCTTAGCCGTCAGCCCCATACCCGCGATTGCAAAACTTGTGGCATACATAGGGTGTGCATGTACGACTGCATTTACGTCCGGCCTTTCTTGAAACACGCGGATATGCATCTTAATCTCAGAAGATGGGCGAAAGCCCTCATTAGCCTCCAGCACTTCCCCTTTCGCATTCACTTTACAGATATATTCCGGCGTCATAAATCCTTTGCTGACACCATTTGGCGTACAGAGAAACTCATCGTCATTTATTTTTACAGAAAAGTTCCCATCATTGGCCGCAACCATGCCTCTGTCATAAACACGCCTCTTTTTGTAAATCTTACCTTTCATATACAATAAACCGCTTAAGTATAGGCCTTTGTCGGAAAAGACATACGTACTGCTGCCCTTGC carries:
- a CDS encoding class II aldolase/adducin family protein, which gives rise to MKGKIYKKRRVYDRGMVAANDGNFSVKINDDEFLCTPNGVSKGFMTPEYICKVNAKGEVLEANEGFRPSSEIKMHIRVFQERPDVNAVVHAHPMYATSFAIAGMGLTAKIMPEAVISLGEVPLTPYGTPSTMEIPDAISPYLQDYDSVLLANHGALSYAGTLLDAYHKMESVEFYARLLYQARMLGGAKEFSDEQVERLYEIRRQFGLPGKHPANKK